From a single Oreochromis niloticus isolate F11D_XX linkage group LG3, O_niloticus_UMD_NMBU, whole genome shotgun sequence genomic region:
- the LOC106098606 gene encoding immunoglobulin kappa light chain-like isoform X3, whose amino-acid sequence MASAHIVFYLICLFLGVIAQKNNMHLSSSVHEEARFISAKSGDRVTLHCYYEQNVAARFYWYKQTLGEKPKLISTFYKSKTNFVQFHDAFNNSARFRLDNEKGNNHLVISDLSVSDSATYYCICSYVFTSTFLETIIVSVSDAYLNIRALVHQSASETIQPGGSVSLHCMVHTMLSCDGEHSVYWFKDSEDSQPGFIYTHGVRNDQCERKDNKRTHTCVYNLTMESLNLSHAGIYYCAVASCGHILFGNGTKLDFGVLQDSAALMYFLSAALTLTTIISVLSTLLVYKMKKRNNCQSRDSNANDSVNLESTQEDNLHYAALRKIRMKGARGETSNTQDECLYSGIK is encoded by the exons ATGGCATCTGCACACATTGTCTTCTATCTGATATGTTTGTTCTTGGGTGTAATTG CTCAGAAGAACAACATGCATTTATCCTCCTCTGTTCATGAAGAAGCACGTTTTATATCAGCTAAATCTGGAGACAGAGTGACTTTACATTGTTACTATGAACAGAATGTTGCTGCACGTTTTTACTGGTATAAACAAACTTTAGGAGAGAAACCAAAACTCATTTCTACCTTCTATAAGTCAAAAACCAATTTTGTACAATTTCATGATGCATTCAACAATAGTGCACGCTTCAGACTAGATAATGAAAAAGGAAATAATCACCTGGTTATCTCAGACTTAAGTGTTTCAGACTCAGCAACTTACTACTGTATATGTTCCTATGTGTTCACATCAACATTCTTAGAGACAATTATTGTCAGTGTCAGTGATGCTTATCTAAACATACGAGCTTTAGTTCATCAGTCAGCATCTGAGACCATCCAGCCAGGAGGCTCTGTAAGTCTGCACTGTATGGTGCACACTATGCTGAGCTGTGATGGAGAACACAGTGTTTACTGGTTCAAAGATTCTGAAGATTCTCAACCAGGATTCATTTACACCCATGGAGTCAGGAATGATCAGTGTGAGAGGAAAGACAACAAAAGAACACACACCTGTGTCTATAACTTGACAATGGAGAGCCTGAATTTGTCTCACGCTGGGATCTACTACTGTGCTGTCGCCTCATGTGGACACATACTGTTTGGAAACGGGACCAAGCTGGACTTTGGGG TTTTGCAAGATTCTGCTGCCCTGATGTATTTCTTAAGCGCAGCTTTAACACTCACCACCATCATCAGTGTGTTATCAACTTTGTTAGTGTATAAGATGAAAAAGAGGAACAACTGCCAATCCAGAG ACTCAAACGCAAATGATTCTGTAAATTTAGAG AGCACCCAGGAGGACAACCTTCATTATGCTGCTTTGAGAAAAATTAGGATGAAGGGAGCAAGAGGAGAGACGAGCAACACCCAGGATGAATGTTTGTACTCTGGTATAAAGTAA
- the LOC106098606 gene encoding immunoglobulin kappa light chain-like isoform X1, with protein sequence MASAHIVFYLICLFLGVIAQKNNMHLSSSVHEEARFISAKSGDRVTLHCYYEQNVAARFYWYKQTLGEKPKLISTFYKSKTNFVQFHDAFNNSARFRLDNEKGNNHLVISDLSVSDSATYYCICSYVFTSTFLETIIVSVSDAYLNIRALVHQSASETIQPGGSVSLHCMVHTMLSCDGEHSVYWFKDSEDSQPGFIYTHGVRNDQCERKDNKRTHTCVYNLTMESLNLSHAGIYYCAVASCGHILFGNGTKLDFGVLQDSAALMYFLSAALTLTTIISVLSTLLVYKMKKRNNCQSRADSNANDSVNLESTQEDNLHYAALRKIRTKGARRQTSNTQDGCVYSGIK encoded by the exons ATGGCATCTGCACACATTGTCTTCTATCTGATATGTTTGTTCTTGGGTGTAATTG CTCAGAAGAACAACATGCATTTATCCTCCTCTGTTCATGAAGAAGCACGTTTTATATCAGCTAAATCTGGAGACAGAGTGACTTTACATTGTTACTATGAACAGAATGTTGCTGCACGTTTTTACTGGTATAAACAAACTTTAGGAGAGAAACCAAAACTCATTTCTACCTTCTATAAGTCAAAAACCAATTTTGTACAATTTCATGATGCATTCAACAATAGTGCACGCTTCAGACTAGATAATGAAAAAGGAAATAATCACCTGGTTATCTCAGACTTAAGTGTTTCAGACTCAGCAACTTACTACTGTATATGTTCCTATGTGTTCACATCAACATTCTTAGAGACAATTATTGTCAGTGTCAGTGATGCTTATCTAAACATACGAGCTTTAGTTCATCAGTCAGCATCTGAGACCATCCAGCCAGGAGGCTCTGTAAGTCTGCACTGTATGGTGCACACTATGCTGAGCTGTGATGGAGAACACAGTGTTTACTGGTTCAAAGATTCTGAAGATTCTCAACCAGGATTCATTTACACCCATGGAGTCAGGAATGATCAGTGTGAGAGGAAAGACAACAAAAGAACACACACCTGTGTCTATAACTTGACAATGGAGAGCCTGAATTTGTCTCACGCTGGGATCTACTACTGTGCTGTCGCCTCATGTGGACACATACTGTTTGGAAACGGGACCAAGCTGGACTTTGGGG TTTTGCAAGATTCTGCTGCCCTGATGTATTTCTTAAGCGCAGCTTTAACACTCACCACCATCATCAGTGTGTTATCAACTTTGTTAGTGTATAAGATGAAAAAGAGGAACAACTGCCAATCCAGAG cagACTCAAACGCAAATGATTCTGTAAATTTAGAG AGCACCCAAGAGGACAACCTTCATTATGCTGCTTTGAGAAAAATTAGGACGAAAGGAGCAAGAAGACAGACGAGCAACACCCAGGATGGATGTGTGTACTCCGGTATAAAGTAA
- the LOC106098606 gene encoding immunoglobulin kappa light chain-like isoform X2 has translation MASAHIVFYLICLFLGVIAQKNNMHLSSSVHEEARFISAKSGDRVTLHCYYEQNVAARFYWYKQTLGEKPKLISTFYKSKTNFVQFHDAFNNSARFRLDNEKGNNHLVISDLSVSDSATYYCICSYVFTSTFLETIIVSVSDAYLNIRALVHQSASETIQPGGSVSLHCMVHTMLSCDGEHSVYWFKDSEDSQPGFIYTHGVRNDQCERKDNKRTHTCVYNLTMESLNLSHAGIYYCAVASCGHILFGNGTKLDFGVLQDSAALMYFLSAALTLTTIISVLSTLLVYKMKKRNNCQSRDSNANDSVNLESTQEDNLHYAALRKIRTKGARRQTSNTQDGCVYSGIK, from the exons ATGGCATCTGCACACATTGTCTTCTATCTGATATGTTTGTTCTTGGGTGTAATTG CTCAGAAGAACAACATGCATTTATCCTCCTCTGTTCATGAAGAAGCACGTTTTATATCAGCTAAATCTGGAGACAGAGTGACTTTACATTGTTACTATGAACAGAATGTTGCTGCACGTTTTTACTGGTATAAACAAACTTTAGGAGAGAAACCAAAACTCATTTCTACCTTCTATAAGTCAAAAACCAATTTTGTACAATTTCATGATGCATTCAACAATAGTGCACGCTTCAGACTAGATAATGAAAAAGGAAATAATCACCTGGTTATCTCAGACTTAAGTGTTTCAGACTCAGCAACTTACTACTGTATATGTTCCTATGTGTTCACATCAACATTCTTAGAGACAATTATTGTCAGTGTCAGTGATGCTTATCTAAACATACGAGCTTTAGTTCATCAGTCAGCATCTGAGACCATCCAGCCAGGAGGCTCTGTAAGTCTGCACTGTATGGTGCACACTATGCTGAGCTGTGATGGAGAACACAGTGTTTACTGGTTCAAAGATTCTGAAGATTCTCAACCAGGATTCATTTACACCCATGGAGTCAGGAATGATCAGTGTGAGAGGAAAGACAACAAAAGAACACACACCTGTGTCTATAACTTGACAATGGAGAGCCTGAATTTGTCTCACGCTGGGATCTACTACTGTGCTGTCGCCTCATGTGGACACATACTGTTTGGAAACGGGACCAAGCTGGACTTTGGGG TTTTGCAAGATTCTGCTGCCCTGATGTATTTCTTAAGCGCAGCTTTAACACTCACCACCATCATCAGTGTGTTATCAACTTTGTTAGTGTATAAGATGAAAAAGAGGAACAACTGCCAATCCAGAG ACTCAAACGCAAATGATTCTGTAAATTTAGAG AGCACCCAAGAGGACAACCTTCATTATGCTGCTTTGAGAAAAATTAGGACGAAAGGAGCAAGAAGACAGACGAGCAACACCCAGGATGGATGTGTGTACTCCGGTATAAAGTAA